A single window of Malus sylvestris chromosome 5, drMalSylv7.2, whole genome shotgun sequence DNA harbors:
- the LOC126622264 gene encoding uncharacterized protein LOC126622264 isoform X1, with protein sequence MGRGKFKGKPTGHRQFSTPEDLLAGTSSRPRTFSKREAEHDEVEVDFVASSEEESGDESEGQDEQKKKGIQGIIEIENPNLEKPKTVKARDVDMGRTTELSRREREELEKQRTRERYMRLQEQGKTEQARKDLERLALIREQRAEAAKKREEEKAAKEQKKVEARK encoded by the exons ATGGGAAGGGGGAAGTTCAAGGGCAAGCCCACCGGCCATCGCCAGTTCTCCACTCCCGAAGATCTTC TTGCTGGTACCTCCAGCCGTCCTCGAACTTTTTCCAAG CGAGAAGCTGAACATGATGAAGTTGAAGTAGATTTTGTAGCAAGTTCCGAAGAGGAGTCCGGAGATGAATCCGAAGGACAAGATGAG cagaagaagaaggggaTCCAAGGGAttattgagattgaaaatcCGAATTTGGAAAAGCCGAAGACTGTGAAAGCTCGAGACGTTGAT ATGGGAAGGACAACTGAACTCTCAAGGCGTGAAAG AGAAGAATTAGAGAAACAGAGGACCCGTGAGAGATATATGAGGTTGCAAGAACAGGGAAAAACTGAACAAGCAAGGAAAGATCTAG AGCGTTTAGCTCTTATACGAGAGCAAAGGGCGGAAGCTgctaaaaagagagaagaagaaaaagctg CCAAAGAACAGAAGAAGGTTGAAGCCCGCAAATGA
- the LOC126622264 gene encoding uncharacterized protein LOC126622264 isoform X2, which produces MGRGKFKGKPTGHRQFSTPEDLLAGTSSRPRTFSKREAEHDEVEVDFVASSEEESGDESEGQDEKKKGIQGIIEIENPNLEKPKTVKARDVDMGRTTELSRREREELEKQRTRERYMRLQEQGKTEQARKDLERLALIREQRAEAAKKREEEKAAKEQKKVEARK; this is translated from the exons ATGGGAAGGGGGAAGTTCAAGGGCAAGCCCACCGGCCATCGCCAGTTCTCCACTCCCGAAGATCTTC TTGCTGGTACCTCCAGCCGTCCTCGAACTTTTTCCAAG CGAGAAGCTGAACATGATGAAGTTGAAGTAGATTTTGTAGCAAGTTCCGAAGAGGAGTCCGGAGATGAATCCGAAGGACAAGATGAG aagaagaaggggaTCCAAGGGAttattgagattgaaaatcCGAATTTGGAAAAGCCGAAGACTGTGAAAGCTCGAGACGTTGAT ATGGGAAGGACAACTGAACTCTCAAGGCGTGAAAG AGAAGAATTAGAGAAACAGAGGACCCGTGAGAGATATATGAGGTTGCAAGAACAGGGAAAAACTGAACAAGCAAGGAAAGATCTAG AGCGTTTAGCTCTTATACGAGAGCAAAGGGCGGAAGCTgctaaaaagagagaagaagaaaaagctg CCAAAGAACAGAAGAAGGTTGAAGCCCGCAAATGA
- the LOC126622266 gene encoding cyanidin 3-O-galactoside 2''-O-xylosyltransferase FGGT1-like, whose amino-acid sequence MGAKKLHIAMYPWFAMGHLTSFLHISNKLAERGHRISFFIPVKTLQKLEAFNLYPDRIAFIPINVPHVPGLPPGTETTADVPFPLHSLLMTAMDLTRPEIGQALRELKPDFVFFDFTQWMPELLHELDMGTKSIHYCTISPATVLYLSTPERNLMEKQPTVADLMLPPPSFPASSITLRTHEARGLVDVMLKEFGRGVTFMQRQFRSFSGCDAIAFKTCREIEGPYCDYIGTQLRKPVFLAGPVVPETPTKELDEKWSKWLERFEAKSMIYCAFGSECILKIDQFQELLFGFEITGLPFFAALKPPMGAESIESALPEGFAERTRERGVVYGGWVQQPLFLRHPSVGCFVTHCGSGSLSEALVNECQLVLLPNVGDQIINARVMSRDLKVGVEVEKGDLDGLFTKEGVSKAVEAVMEDGGEVAEEVRSNHAKWRDFLCRKELENSYLNSFEQKLHQLLE is encoded by the coding sequence ATGGGGGCCAAGAAACTTCACATTGCCATGTATCCTTGGTTTGCAATGGGGCACCTGACCTCATTCCTCCACATCTCCAACAAATTAGCTGAGAGAGGTCACAGAATCTCCTTCTTTATCCCCGTCAAAACCCTACAAAAGTTGGAGGCTTTTAATCTCTACCCGGATCGCATTGCCTTCATCCCCATCAATGTCCCTCACGTTCCCGGCCTTCCCCCAGGCACCGAAACCACAGCTGACGTTCCTTTCCCTCTTCACTCGCTCCTCATGACCGCCATGGACCTCACCCGGCCTGAAATTGGACAAGCCCTCAGGGAACTCAAGCCCGATTTTGTTTTCTTCGACTTCACACAATGGATGCCGGAGTTGTTACATGAGCTTGATATGGGCACTAAGTCCATACATTACTGCACAATTAGTCCTGCAACAGTCCTGTACCTGTCAACCCCCGAAAGAAATCTGATGGAGAAACAACCAACGGTGGCTGACCTTATGCTGCCTCCGCCATCTTTCCCTGCGTCATCAATTACGCTACGAACGCACGAAGCTCGTGGGCTTGTAGATGTCATGTTGAAGGAATTCGGCCGTGGGGTGACATTCATGCAACGCCAATTTCGTTCTTTTAGTGGATGCGATGCTATTGCTTTCAAAACTTGTAGAGAGATAGAAGGGCCCTATTGCGATTATATCGGAACCCAATTAAGGAAGCCGGTGTTTCTAGCAGGGCCGGTGGTGCCAGAGACCCCAACTAAAGAGTTGGACGAGAAATGGTCAAAATGGCTTGAAAGGTTCGAGGCCAAAAGCATGATTTACTGTGCATTTGGAAGCGAATGCATACTGAAAATTGATCAGTTTCAAGAATTGTTGTTCGGTTTTGAGATCACAGGTTTGCCCTTTTTCGCGGCGCTGAAGCCGCCTATGGGAGCTGAATCGATCGAGTCAGCATTGCCGGAAGGGTTTGCGGAGAGGACACGAGAAAGAGGGGTTGTTTACGGGGGTTGGGTTCAGCAGCCATTGTTTTTAAGGCACCCTTCTGTGGGGTGCTTTGTGACTCATTGCGGCTCAGGGTCTTTGTCCGAGGCGCTAGTGAATGAGTGCCAATTGGTGCTGCTGCCGAATGTGGGTGATCAGATCATCAATGCGCGAGTGATGAGCCGCGATCTGAAGGTGGGAGTGGAAGTGGAGAAAGGCGACTTAGATGGGCTGTTCACAAAGGAGGGTGTTTCCAAGGCAGTGGAAGCTGTGATGGAGGATGGCGGTGAGGTAGCCGAGGAGGTGAGGAGCAACCATGCAAAATGGAGGGACTTTTTATGCCGCAAAGAGCTTGAGAACTCTTATTTGAATAGTTTTGAACAAAAGCTGCATCAACTGCTTGAATGA
- the LOC126622267 gene encoding cyanidin 3-O-galactoside 2''-O-xylosyltransferase FGGT1-like has protein sequence MGDKKLHVAMYPWFAMGHLIAFLHTCNKLAERGHRISFFVPVQTLQKLQAFNLYPDRIAFIPINVPHVDGLPPGTETTTDVPFPLHSLLMTAMDLTRPAVGQALRELKPDFVFFDFTHWMPELLHELDMGIKSIHYCIISPATIGYLSTPERNPTEKLPTAADLMLPPPSFPASSITLRTHEARGLVAVLLKEFGRGMTFMQRQFLSFSGCDAIAFKTCREMEGPYSDYIETQYKKPVILAGSVVPETSTTELDEKWAKWLEGFEAKSMIYCAFGSECILKIDQFQELLLGFELTGLPFFAALKPPMGAESIESALPEGFEERTRGRGVVYGGWVQQPLFLRHPSVGCFVTHCGSGSLSEALVNECQLVLLPNVGDQIINARMMGCDLKVGVEVEKRDLDGLFTKEGVAKAVEAVMEDGGELAEEVRSNHAKWREFFSGQGLGNSYLDSFEQKLHKLLE, from the coding sequence ATGGGGGACAAGAAACTTCACGTTGCCATGTATCCTTGGTTTGCAATGGGGCACCTGATCGCATTCCTCCACACCTGCAACAAATTAGCTGAGAGAGGCCACAGAATCTCCTTCTTTGTCCCCGTCCAAACCCTACAAAAGTTACAGGCTTTTAATCTCTACCCGGATCGCATTGCCTTCATCCCCATCAATGTCCCTCACGTTGACGGCCTTCCCCCGGGCACTGAAACCACAACTGACGTTCCTTTCCCCCTGCACTCGCTCCTCATGACCGCCATGGACCTCACCCGGCCTGCAGTTGGACAAGCCCTCAGGGAACTCAAGCccgattttgttttctttgactTCACGCATTGGATGCCGGAGTTGTTACATGAGCTTGATATGGGCATTAAGTCCATACATTACTGCATAATTAGTCCTGCAACTATCGGGTACCTGTCAACCCCCGAAAGAAATCCGACGGAGAAACTGCCAACGGCTGCTGACCTTATGCTGCCTCCGCCATCTTTCCCTGCATCATCGATTACCCTACGAACGCACGAAGCTCGTGGGCTTGTAGCTGTCTTGTTGAAGGAATTCGGCCGTGGAATGACATTCATGCAACGCcaatttctttcttttagtGGATGTGATGCTATTGCTTTCAAAACTTGTAGAGAGATGGAAGGGCCCTATAGCGATTATATCGAAACCCAATATAAGAAGCCGGTGATTCTCGCAGGGTCGGTGGTGCCAGAGACCTCAACTACAGAGTTGGACGAGAAATGGGCAAAATGGCTTGAAGGGTTCGAGGCCAAAAGCATGATTTACTGCGCGTTTGGAAGCGAATGCATTCTGAAAATTGATCAGTTTCAAGAATTGTTGTTGGGCTTTGAGCTCACAGGTTTACCTTTCTTCGCAGCGTTGAAGCCGCCTATGGGAGCTGAATCGATCGAGTCAGCATTGCCGGAAGGGTTTGAGGAGAGGACACGAGGAAGAGGCGTTGTTTACGGGGGTTGGGTTCAGCAGCCATTATTCTTGAGGCACCCTTCTGTGGGGTGCTTTGTGACCCATTGCGGCTCAGGGTCTTTGTCCGAGGCGCTAGTGAATGAGTGCCAACTGGTGCTGCTGCCGAATGTTGGGGATCAGATCATCAATGCGCGAATGATGGGCTGCGATCTGAAGGTTGGAGTGGAAGTGGAGAAACGAGACTTAGACGGGCTGTTCACGAAGGAGGGTGTTGCCAAGGCAGTGGAAGCTGTGATGGAGGATGGCGGTGAGTTAGCCGAGGAGGTGAGGAGCAACCATGCAAAATGGAGGGAATTTTTCTCCGGCCAAGGGCTTGGTAACTCTTATTTGGACAGTTTCGAACAAAAGCTGCATAAACTGCTTGAATGA
- the LOC126622268 gene encoding uncharacterized protein LOC126622268 isoform X2: MASIQSIFLHAPLFALRPRHLSPITLEPPRNVHFTLARSSNRKAVPVTEQEVLQAVSESDEKVLPGVRTYENDAARLALVGAVEFEQALTAAAADGGQAADEHISSGMPAMVVETLFPGHPGPRSTVSTRLFLPARKVKEKAGKLRRSITDDMLSTTTSRNILSMTFRQVVLHLLWNFELVVFKSGTERDMEDLENPREVPASFALSSSDERIISVLAEVVCSSALESTEKQFLEDYVGKTSSNLLRWFRKPRRTVSEDSSVVIYKLFEDEIVENAKSLLDLFNSTKGSFKPVKTKSKNYWWTPTALSKLEKIGGPEFSSWTSEYVPAYRLEIDASQHENVKFEGWRKSEENKCEVLMTHSQMVGLADLIDMYYEDPYTMPDKQLSCGVVANSANLSNKKTGSVLLRMLPITVASGICLITISALCQRGFPYPNKGGRYSSEHISISSSEVGSALYQSVDAVKLEAFCISVVRKIKDALGWPGEIMMETDVGAWTGKVPNYLRMVGDDCSNNEAMSTISSSEKIDEDLKASAQDIASYQVVLSTDGEVVGFQPLSSVAVNHWAANPLAKELYRGRKLSPGLTEPGLKVQRPNEVALIELLMSVKPDGCFALARPVR, translated from the exons ATGGCGTCCATTCAATCCATCTTTCTCCACGCTCCACTCTTTGCCCTGAGGCCCCGCCACCTCTCACCTATAACCCTCGAACCCCCTCGAAATGTCCATTTTACCCTTGCCCGCTCTTCCAATCGGAAAGCCGTCCCAGTCACAGAGCAGGAGGTCCTCCAAGCCGTGTCCGAGTCCGACGAGAAAGTCCTCCCCGGCGTGAGAACGTACGAGAACGACGCCGCTCGGCTCGCTTTAGTCGGCGCTGTCGAATTCGAGCAGGCTCTCACGGCGGCTGCGGCCGACGGAGGACAAGCTGCCGACGAGCACATCAGCTCGGGGATGCCCGCTATGGTTGTGGAGACCTTATTCCCGGGTCATCCGGGCCCCCGCAGCACAGTCTCGACCCGACTG TTTCTGCCTGCTAGGAAAGTTAAAGAGAAAGCCGGCAAACTGAGAAGGTCCATCACCGATGATATGCTGTCAACCACTACGTCGAGAAACATTCTTTCGATGACATTTAGGCAAGTAGTGCTACACCTGCTGTGGAACTTTGAGCTGGTTGTCTTTAAATCGGGAACGGAAAGGGATATGGAGGatctcgagaacccaagagag GTCCCTGCATCTTTCGCCCTTAGTTCATCGGATGAACGGATTATCTCTGTGCTTGCTGAAGTTGTGTGCAGCTCTGCTCTTGAAAGCACTGAAAAACAATTTCTTGAAGATTACGTAGGCAAAACTTCGAGTAATCTTCTCCGCTGGTTCCGAAAGCCTAGAAGGACCGTGTCAGAAGATTCCTCAGTTGTCATATACAAATTATTTGAAGATGAGATAGTTGAAAATGCTAAGAGTTTGCTGGACCTTTTTAATTCAACAAAGGGAAGTTTTAAGCCcgtaaaaacaaaatcaaagaacTATTGGTGGACACCAACTGCACTCTCTAAATTGGAAAAGATTGGTGGTCCTGAGTTTAGTTCATGGACTAGCGAGTATGTTCCTGCTTATAGGCTAGAAATTGATGCTAGTCAACATGAGAATGTGAAATTTGAAGGCTGGAGAAAATCTGAGGAGAATAAATGTGAAGTTCTCATGACACACTCCCAAATG GTTGGATTGGCTGACCTAATAGATATGTATTACGAAGATCCTTACACAATGCCGGATAAACAGCTATCATGTGGTGTTGTTGCCAATTCTGCTAATTTGtctaataagaag ACGGGCTCTGTCTTGTTAAGAATGCTACCTATCACCGTTGCGAGTGGAATTTGTCTCATAACAATTAGTGCTCTTTGTCAACGCGGTTTTCCTTACCCAAATAAAGGTGGAAGGTACTCTAGTGAacacatttcaatttcatcatcTGAAGTTGGTAGTGCACTATACCAGTCGGTGGATGCTGTGAAG TTGGAAGCATTTTGCATATCAGTTGTCAGAAAGATAAAGGATGCCCTGGGTTGGCCGGGTGAGATCATGATGGAAACAGATGTGGGTGCTTGGACTGGTAAAGTACCAAATTATTTGAGGATGGTAGGTGATGATTGTTCCAACAACGAAGCAATGTCAACTATTTCTTCTTCTGAGAAAATTGATGAAGACTTGAAAGCATCAGCACAAGATATTGCAAGTTATCAG GTGGTTCTGTCAACTGATGGTGAGGTAGTCGGGTTCCAACCTTTAAGCAGTGTGGCTGTTAACCATTGGGCTGCCAATCCCTTGGCAAAAGAGTTATACAGGGGGCGAAAGCTTTCACCTG GTTTAACTGAACCCGGTCTTAAGGTCCAGCGTCCGAACGAGGTCGCCCTCATAGAGTTGTTAATGTCAGTAAAACCAGATGGCTGCTTTGCTTTGGCCAGGCCAGTTCGATAA
- the LOC126622268 gene encoding uncharacterized protein LOC126622268 isoform X1 → MASIQSIFLHAPLFALRPRHLSPITLEPPRNVHFTLARSSNRKAVPVTEQEVLQAVSESDEKVLPGVRTYENDAARLALVGAVEFEQALTAAAADGGQAADEHISSGMPAMVVETLFPGHPGPRSTVSTRLFLPARKVKEKAGKLRRSITDDMLSTTTSRNILSMTFRQVVLHLLWNFELVVFKSGTERDMEDLENPREQVPASFALSSSDERIISVLAEVVCSSALESTEKQFLEDYVGKTSSNLLRWFRKPRRTVSEDSSVVIYKLFEDEIVENAKSLLDLFNSTKGSFKPVKTKSKNYWWTPTALSKLEKIGGPEFSSWTSEYVPAYRLEIDASQHENVKFEGWRKSEENKCEVLMTHSQMVGLADLIDMYYEDPYTMPDKQLSCGVVANSANLSNKKTGSVLLRMLPITVASGICLITISALCQRGFPYPNKGGRYSSEHISISSSEVGSALYQSVDAVKLEAFCISVVRKIKDALGWPGEIMMETDVGAWTGKVPNYLRMVGDDCSNNEAMSTISSSEKIDEDLKASAQDIASYQVVLSTDGEVVGFQPLSSVAVNHWAANPLAKELYRGRKLSPGLTEPGLKVQRPNEVALIELLMSVKPDGCFALARPVR, encoded by the exons ATGGCGTCCATTCAATCCATCTTTCTCCACGCTCCACTCTTTGCCCTGAGGCCCCGCCACCTCTCACCTATAACCCTCGAACCCCCTCGAAATGTCCATTTTACCCTTGCCCGCTCTTCCAATCGGAAAGCCGTCCCAGTCACAGAGCAGGAGGTCCTCCAAGCCGTGTCCGAGTCCGACGAGAAAGTCCTCCCCGGCGTGAGAACGTACGAGAACGACGCCGCTCGGCTCGCTTTAGTCGGCGCTGTCGAATTCGAGCAGGCTCTCACGGCGGCTGCGGCCGACGGAGGACAAGCTGCCGACGAGCACATCAGCTCGGGGATGCCCGCTATGGTTGTGGAGACCTTATTCCCGGGTCATCCGGGCCCCCGCAGCACAGTCTCGACCCGACTG TTTCTGCCTGCTAGGAAAGTTAAAGAGAAAGCCGGCAAACTGAGAAGGTCCATCACCGATGATATGCTGTCAACCACTACGTCGAGAAACATTCTTTCGATGACATTTAGGCAAGTAGTGCTACACCTGCTGTGGAACTTTGAGCTGGTTGTCTTTAAATCGGGAACGGAAAGGGATATGGAGGatctcgagaacccaagagag CAGGTCCCTGCATCTTTCGCCCTTAGTTCATCGGATGAACGGATTATCTCTGTGCTTGCTGAAGTTGTGTGCAGCTCTGCTCTTGAAAGCACTGAAAAACAATTTCTTGAAGATTACGTAGGCAAAACTTCGAGTAATCTTCTCCGCTGGTTCCGAAAGCCTAGAAGGACCGTGTCAGAAGATTCCTCAGTTGTCATATACAAATTATTTGAAGATGAGATAGTTGAAAATGCTAAGAGTTTGCTGGACCTTTTTAATTCAACAAAGGGAAGTTTTAAGCCcgtaaaaacaaaatcaaagaacTATTGGTGGACACCAACTGCACTCTCTAAATTGGAAAAGATTGGTGGTCCTGAGTTTAGTTCATGGACTAGCGAGTATGTTCCTGCTTATAGGCTAGAAATTGATGCTAGTCAACATGAGAATGTGAAATTTGAAGGCTGGAGAAAATCTGAGGAGAATAAATGTGAAGTTCTCATGACACACTCCCAAATG GTTGGATTGGCTGACCTAATAGATATGTATTACGAAGATCCTTACACAATGCCGGATAAACAGCTATCATGTGGTGTTGTTGCCAATTCTGCTAATTTGtctaataagaag ACGGGCTCTGTCTTGTTAAGAATGCTACCTATCACCGTTGCGAGTGGAATTTGTCTCATAACAATTAGTGCTCTTTGTCAACGCGGTTTTCCTTACCCAAATAAAGGTGGAAGGTACTCTAGTGAacacatttcaatttcatcatcTGAAGTTGGTAGTGCACTATACCAGTCGGTGGATGCTGTGAAG TTGGAAGCATTTTGCATATCAGTTGTCAGAAAGATAAAGGATGCCCTGGGTTGGCCGGGTGAGATCATGATGGAAACAGATGTGGGTGCTTGGACTGGTAAAGTACCAAATTATTTGAGGATGGTAGGTGATGATTGTTCCAACAACGAAGCAATGTCAACTATTTCTTCTTCTGAGAAAATTGATGAAGACTTGAAAGCATCAGCACAAGATATTGCAAGTTATCAG GTGGTTCTGTCAACTGATGGTGAGGTAGTCGGGTTCCAACCTTTAAGCAGTGTGGCTGTTAACCATTGGGCTGCCAATCCCTTGGCAAAAGAGTTATACAGGGGGCGAAAGCTTTCACCTG GTTTAACTGAACCCGGTCTTAAGGTCCAGCGTCCGAACGAGGTCGCCCTCATAGAGTTGTTAATGTCAGTAAAACCAGATGGCTGCTTTGCTTTGGCCAGGCCAGTTCGATAA
- the LOC126622270 gene encoding transcription elongation factor 1 homolog, with product MGKRKSSAKPPPKKRNDKLDTVFSCPFCSHGTSVECRIDMKNLIGEASCRICQESFSTTITALSEPIDVYSEWIDECERVNNVEDDGDA from the exons ATGGGGAAGAGGAAGTCATCAGCCAAACCGCCTCCTAAGAAGCGGAATGACAAGCTTGATACCGTCTTCAGCTGTCCCTTCTGCAGCCATGGCACCAGTGTTGAATGCCGCAT TGACATGAAGAACTTGATTGGGGAAGCTTCTTGTAGAATATGCCAAGAAAGCTTCAGCACCACCATCACAG CTTTATCTGAACCAATAGACGT CTACAGCGAATGGATTGATGAATGCGAGCGGGTTAACAATGTCGAAGATGATGGTGACGCTTAG
- the LOC126622269 gene encoding transcription factor VOZ1 has protein sequence MKGSKSTCKSASHKLFKDKAKNRVDDLQGMFTDLQFARKESRSIDAALLEEQVHQMLREWKAELNEPSSASSFQQQGGSLGSFSSDICRLLQLCEEEDDATSPLAAPKSEPNDQNLQVGESLVFHEGFSVNQGQQEHAFPLADQCKSSPSGVRNAVNNLEGANQLDYHQFELHQDFEQSFYPCFHGTASRGEDTLSQTSTYLPSIFPPPSAFLGPKCALWDCPRPAQGLDWWLDYCSSFHAALALNEGPPGMGPVLRPGGIGLKDGLLFAALSAKAQGKGVGIPECEGAATAKSPWNAPEFFDLSVLEGEIIREWLFFDKPRRAFESGNRKQRSLPDYNGRGWHESRKQVMNEFGGLKRSYYMDPQPLNHFEWHLYEYEINKCDACALYRLELKLVDGKKNSKSKLTNDSVADLQKQMGRLSAEFPSDNKRTVKGRAKVNAKVSVGNVYYAPNRGSTTNGTFDYEIGAPYDYLVDNVNGYYLT, from the exons ATGAAGGGTTCAAAGAGCACCTGCAAGTCCGCTTCTCACAAGCTTTTCAAGGACAAAGCAAAGAACCGTGTGGATGACTTGCAGGGGATGTTCACGGACCTCCAGTTTGCCAGGAAGGAGAGCCGCTCCATCGATGCTGCACTCCTCGAAGAACAAGTGCATCAGATGCTACGCGAGTGGAAAGCCGAGCTAAATGAGCCCTCCTCGGCTTCTTCTTTTCAGCAGCAG GGTGGCAGTCTTGGTTCGTTTTCTTCAGACATTTGCCGGCTGTTGCAGCTATGTGAAGAGGAAGATGATGCCACTAGTCCATTAGCTGCACCGAAATCCGAGCCTAATGATCAGAACTTGCAAGTTGGAGAAAGTTTGGTCTTTCATGAG GGATTTAGTGTGAATCAAGGGCAACAGGAACATGCCTTCCCGTTGGCTGATCAGTGCAAAAGCTCCCCTTCCGGAGTTCGCAATGCTGTTAACAATTTAGAAGGGGCTAATCAATTGGACTATCATCAGTTTGAATTGCATCAAGACTTTGAGCAGAGTTTCTACCCTTGTTTTCATGGCACAGCTTCGAGGGGGGAGGACACATTGTCTCAGACTTCTACTTATCTCCCGAGTATTTTCCCTCCGCCCTCTGCTTTCTTGGGCCCAAAGTGTGCACTTTGGGATTGCCCTAGGCCTGCTCAAGGGTTGGACTGGTGGCTAGACTACTGCAGTAGCTTTCATGCTGCTTTGGCATTGAATGAAGGACCACCAGGCATGGGTCCGGTCCTTAGACCTGGGGGCATCGGCCTGAAGGATGGCCTACTTTTTGCTGCTCTTAGTGCAAAGGCACAAGGAAAAGGTGTCGGTATCCCTGAGTGCGAGGGAGCTGCTACTGCAAAGTCTCCATGGAATGCACCTG AATTCTTTGATCTTTCGGTTCTCGAGGGTGAGATAATCCGGGAGTGGCTCTTTTTTGACAAGCCTCGAAGAGCTTTTGAGAGCGGTAACAGAAAGCAGAGGTCATTGCCAGATTACAACGGACGAGGTTGGCATGAGTCGAGGAAGCAAGTGATGAATGAGTTTGGAGGGCTGAAGAGGTCTTACTACATGGATCCTCAACCGCTGAACCATTTTGAGTGGCACCTTTATGAGTACGAGATCAACAAATGCGATGCTTGTGCCTTGTACAGATTGGAGCTGAAACTTGTTGATGGGAAGAAAAATTCCAAGTCCAAACTAACCAACGATTCAGTTGCTGATCTGCAGAAGCAGATGGGAAGGCTTTCTGCTGAGTTCCCCTCCGATAACAAGCGCACTGTCAAGGGCAGGGCCAAAGTTAATGCAAAGGTTAGTGTCGGAAATGTCTACTACGCTCCAAATCGAGGGTCAACAACAAATGGGACATTTGACTACGAGATAGGTGCACCCTACGACTACCTTGTTGACAATGTTAACGGATATTACCTAACCTAA